A part of Maridesulfovibrio hydrothermalis AM13 = DSM 14728 genomic DNA contains:
- a CDS encoding alkaline phosphatase family protein — translation MGLDGLPASLASKLADKLPNLNRITGKNNSLTAELPELSPVNWTSFFTAQKPQNHGIYGFTSMDKTGYTLSINNFDQVLCPTIFDRLGDRGLVSKVINLPNTYPAKPLRGMLISGFVADSLEKAVYPPFLHGPLKESGFILEADTSRGLMEPEYLIDQVGRTLECRLNALEMLWNDLAWDFFVIVFTETDRLFHFLYPCFEDEKHPLHKLCMKFMLKWDKAIGQVLDKFEALPGPKKLISFADHGFTTLKTEVDLNTFLVQNGFLSYDRPPADQWDSSIISECSKAFALDPGRIYIHTSTDYERGKVSPVIAESIAADIAKALMKLEFNGQKVMESVQTGAEAYGAKAIGNPPDLICTAMPGFDLKAKFDRNEIFGFHGRTGTHTLRDAFFYSSDGSQAEFMHQTGQMVLDWFGCPLQECSRTKLNHY, via the coding sequence ATGGGACTGGACGGCCTTCCGGCCTCACTTGCTTCGAAACTTGCTGATAAGCTGCCTAACCTGAACCGCATTACTGGTAAAAACAATTCCCTGACCGCTGAACTTCCTGAACTTTCACCGGTAAACTGGACTTCTTTTTTTACAGCGCAGAAACCGCAGAATCATGGAATTTACGGTTTTACCAGTATGGACAAAACCGGCTATACTTTGTCCATTAATAATTTTGATCAGGTACTTTGTCCTACTATCTTTGACCGTCTGGGTGACCGGGGGCTGGTCAGCAAAGTTATCAACCTTCCTAATACTTACCCCGCAAAACCGTTGCGGGGTATGCTTATTTCCGGCTTTGTAGCGGACAGTCTTGAAAAAGCGGTCTACCCGCCATTTCTGCATGGCCCTCTGAAAGAATCCGGCTTTATTCTCGAAGCAGATACCAGCAGAGGACTTATGGAACCGGAGTACCTAATTGATCAGGTCGGCAGAACTCTTGAATGCAGATTAAATGCACTCGAAATGCTCTGGAACGATCTGGCGTGGGATTTTTTCGTGATTGTTTTTACTGAAACAGATCGCCTTTTCCATTTTCTTTATCCCTGTTTCGAAGATGAAAAACACCCGCTTCACAAACTGTGCATGAAATTCATGCTCAAATGGGACAAAGCCATAGGACAGGTTTTAGATAAATTCGAAGCCCTCCCCGGCCCCAAAAAGCTGATATCCTTTGCCGATCACGGATTTACCACCCTAAAAACCGAAGTGGATCTGAATACCTTTCTCGTGCAGAACGGTTTTCTGAGCTATGACCGCCCTCCTGCAGATCAATGGGATTCATCTATCATCAGCGAGTGCAGCAAAGCATTTGCTCTGGACCCCGGCAGAATATATATCCACACATCAACTGATTATGAGCGCGGCAAAGTCAGTCCTGTAATAGCAGAATCAATTGCGGCGGACATTGCCAAGGCTCTTATGAAACTTGAATTTAACGGGCAAAAAGTCATGGAATCAGTGCAGACCGGCGCAGAAGCCTACGGCGCAAAAGCTATCGGCAATCCCCCGGACTTGATCTGTACTGCCATGCCGGGTTTTGATCTTAAAGCTAAATTCGACCGAAATGAGATATTCGGATTCCACGGAAGAACCGGAACTCATACCCTGCGTGATGCTTTTTTCTACAGCTCCGACGGCAGTCAAGCGGAATTCATGCACCAGACAGGGCAAATGGTTCTTGACTGGTTCGGATGCCCGTTGCAAGAATGCTCTAGAACAAAACTCAATCATTATTAA